TTTAGAGCGCTTGCCATTTTGGGGAGCGTATTCAATTCGCGCCGTTTTTTGGCGATGAATAGAAGCCTCTCAAAAATACATTGAGCGTATTGTTCACGGCGTGGAGGCGTCTCTGTGAGCGCCTGTGCAAAAGGGCCTGATAGCCCGCACCGAAGCGAAGAGAGCGGCGCCCACGCCGGATAAACCTTCCCGCTTAGACAGATCGTGATCGTTATTTATTATGAATCGAATTTTGAGAGGGTTCCTAATCTTCGACTTCCGGCGGCATGAAAAACTCGAAGATGTTACGTCCATATTTTTTGGTACGGACGTGTTCGAGCGTTTTCCATTCGAGTGAAATTTCTTCTTCGATGTCCCGCTGCACAAACACAATCGCGTCCGGCGTAAGCAGCGATGGGTGGGCGTCAATGATTTCCATCGTCTTGGTGACCAATTTCTGCCCGAACGGCGGCATGACGCCAATCAGATCGTACGGTTGGTTTTGCTGTGCGAGGCGGGGCAGCATTTCAAGCACATCGCCGCGCGTTGTGTAATACTCTGCATCCGGGCATATCTTTTTGTGGTTGGCTTTAGCGGTTGCGATGGCTTTGGGGTCTATATCTATACTCATGACATACGACGCGCCCCGGCTGAATGATTCCATGGCAATCATGCCGCTGCCTGAAAAGCAATCCAAAATGCGCGCGCCAGCCAAATGGGGTTCCAGAATTCCGAATAGTGATTTTCTGATGCGGCTTAACAGCGGCCTGGTGGTGAGACCTTCGGGCGTTTCAATGGCGCGGTTTTTATACTTTCCAGCAATAATTCTCATTCGTTACGCTTTCTTGTTTAAACAATCTTCTCACATTGTGCGTGAATCGGCGGATTTGTTAAGCCGCATCAATCACAATACACTGAGATTTTTTGCAAGCGGCGGTTTTTTTATTCCCGTTTGATGGCGCAGCCAAACGCGGGAAAGTGGGGAACCGCCGGGGCTTTATTTTGCAGCAGAGATTCGAGCGCGTTGATGACGTAGTGCTGGTCGGCTTTGTCTGGATTGTGGTTATTGTCGATTGCGCCAAAGTAGTGAAGGCGTTTATCTTGACCGATGACGAAGGCTTCCGGTGTTTTGCTTGCGTTGAACTGGTCGGCAAGCATATTGCCGTAGTCTTTCAGTACCGGGTAGGCGAGCGCATGTTGTTTGTGATACGCCAGGATGTCCGTTTCTGAATTTGCGGCGTTTGAATCGACGACCCAGAATATAACATTTCTCGGCTGATAGGCTTGATACAGGTTTTGCAGGCGTTCTTCGTACACCCGGGAGACGGGGCAGTGAAAGTTCCAAAAGTATACGACAATGATGTTTTCACCCAGCATTTCGCCCAGGTCGTGTAGTTTGCCCGCAACGTCTTTTAAGGCGAACGGTTGGACCTCATCGCCTAACTGGTAGGGCGGCGAGGCGGCTGCGACTTCTCCGGCGGGTTGGGCGGTGCCAGTCAATGCGATGAACAGTGCAAAAAAAACAGAGAAAAATAGGCGGAGAAAAAACATCAATGCCTCCTGAAAATAACTGCCTTATTGAGTATAAAGATATTGTAAGTATAAGGCAAAAAGATTTGCGCTGAATTTGAACATAC
This portion of the Candidatus Hinthialibacter antarcticus genome encodes:
- the rsmD gene encoding 16S rRNA (guanine(966)-N(2))-methyltransferase RsmD, whose protein sequence is MRIIAGKYKNRAIETPEGLTTRPLLSRIRKSLFGILEPHLAGARILDCFSGSGMIAMESFSRGASYVMSIDIDPKAIATAKANHKKICPDAEYYTTRGDVLEMLPRLAQQNQPYDLIGVMPPFGQKLVTKTMEIIDAHPSLLTPDAIVFVQRDIEEEISLEWKTLEHVRTKKYGRNIFEFFMPPEVED
- a CDS encoding redoxin domain-containing protein, whose translation is MFFLRLFFSVFFALFIALTGTAQPAGEVAAASPPYQLGDEVQPFALKDVAGKLHDLGEMLGENIIVVYFWNFHCPVSRVYEERLQNLYQAYQPRNVIFWVVDSNAANSETDILAYHKQHALAYPVLKDYGNMLADQFNASKTPEAFVIGQDKRLHYFGAIDNNHNPDKADQHYVINALESLLQNKAPAVPHFPAFGCAIKRE